DNA from Bradyrhizobium japonicum USDA 6:
CAGTGGGGTCGCCACCGATCGTCTTCACCTGCCCGTTATTGATGAGAATGCGGCCCGACTTGTCGCGGCTGATCACGACGCCGTTATTGGTGCTGTCGCCGAAAATGGTGAGCTGGCCCGTAACCGGGGAGAAAACAGAGGTAGTAGACATCCAAATATTCCTTCGATCGATCTAGCCCCTCCCCTCGATGCGTAGCAGTGCTGCGGATGTCATTCTTGAAGCGCTGCTTTAGACGCGCGTGATTATTCTGGAGATTTCCTCCAGTTTTCCTCCGGGGTGATTTCGACAGCGGATGCAAAGGCTCTCAGATCACGAATTGCCGATCACGTGTAACGGCAGCGTGACTTTCGAAGAAGCGCGCGAGTCCCGCCAACACATTGATGCGCGCGCAGAAGCCACAGCTCGAAGCGACGACGCGCAAGTTTGATGAGATGGCGAATTCGATCGTTGCTCTCGTGCCCCGGACACAGCGCAGCACGATAGTGGTGCGCCGCTGAGCCGGGGCTCATGATCGAGAGAGACTGGATCGAGAGAGATTGTGTCCCGGCTCTGCGCAGCAGCGCATAGCGCGTCGAAGACGCGCGTAGACGCGCTGATGGCGCGTCGAAGACGCGCGTGAACGCGCTGCAGCGCGTCGGGAACGCGAGAGTTCGCCCTACGCCGACTTCTTCTTCGGCTTCGGCTTGGTCGCCTTCGGCATGACGGGCGCTTCCGGCGTGCCCTCGATCGAGGACAGGCGGCCGGACGTGAAGGTGTAGATGCCTGCACGCGGACCGGAGCTCCAGGTCACCACGGCAACGCGCCGGCCGACGGCATCGCTGGAGAGATTGACGGTCGAGGGCGCGCCGATACCGCGCACCACGTCGCATTCGGTGTGACCGAGCGCGACCGTGCCGCCCATGGGCGCCGGCGCCGTCGTCGAAGCATTGGCGTCAGCCGGCCCGGGGGGCGGCGTCATGCCGGGACAGGCGCCGTCGGCGCTAACCAGATCCTCGGCCGTCACGGGCTTGTCGGGGGTCAACGGCGGCGATTCGATTGAGATGCTCTTGATGAACAGGCGGCTCGGCGTGTTGAACCACTGGGCATCCTTGGACAACAGATCGGTCCCCGAGCAGCCCGCGAGCAGCGGTGCTACGGCAGCCAACGCAACTATGAGCGAGCTGGGAAGCTTTTGATGTCGCACGATAAACTAAATTCCCCGCATGAAGGACCGGCCCTAAGCGATTGTCCCAACATCACTTTGCGGCACGAAGGTGACAAAAGCCAGCATCGCCCGAAAAGTGCAAATTATCATTAATTGTAAACGACCGCTAATTCCGGCGCTGCCAACGGCCCCGTTCGTCGGCCTGCCAATAGGTGACATCAAATCCCCGCGCCTTGCAATCCGTCCAGGCGCTCCGGGCAAACGCCAGCGCGTCCGGATCGTCACCGTTGAACAGCAGCACCATGCGCTCATAGCCCTGCGCGTCCTGCGGCAGCGCGGCGTTGTCGACCAGGAAGCGGACATTGGCGCCGTTGGGATTGTCCTCTTCGATCGCCAGCACGATCGGCTGATCGGCGGCATCGTTCACGCGCCATGTCGCGTGCGGCAGGAAGGAATCGTCGCGATAGGTCCATAGATGCGCGTCGAGCGCATCGGCGCGCTCCGGCGAGGTCGACTGCACCACGACGCGCCAGCCGCGCTCGAGCGATTTCTCGAGAAGCGGCGGCAACACGTTCTCCACCGTCATGTTTTGCAGATGGTAGAAAAGGACTTCGGTCATCTCAGATCATTTGCGCTCGTAATGGTCGGCGACCAGACGGTCGAGCAAACGGACACCATAGCCGCTTCCCCAGCTCTGGTTGATGTCGGTCTTCGGCGCCCCCATCGCGGTGCCGGCGATGTCGAGATGCGCCCACGGCGTGCCGTCGACGAAGCGTTGCAGGAACTGCGCCGCGGTGATCGAGCCGCCATGGCGGCCGCCGGTGTTCTTCATGTCGGCGAACTGGGAATCGATCAGCTTGTCGTATTCGGGGCCGAGCGGCATGCGCCAGACCTTCTCCCCGCTCTCGATGCCGGCCGCGAGCAGACGGTCGGCGAGCTCGTCATTGTTGGAGAACATGCCGGCATGCTCGGTGCCGAGCGCGACCATGATCGCGCCGGTCAGCGTCGCCAGATCCACCATGAATTTCGGCTTGGTCTTTTTCGCGACGTACCAGAGCACGTCGGCCAGCACGAGGCGGCCTTCGGCGTCGGTGTTGATGATCTCGATGGTCTGGCCCGACATCGAGGTGACGATGTCGCCCGGCCGCTGCGCATTGCCGTCGGGCATGTTCTCGACGAGGCCGATGGCGCCGACCACGTTGGCCTTGGCCTTGCGCGCGGCGAGCGCGTGCATCAGGCCGACGACGCAGGCGGCCCCGCCCATGTCGCCCTTCATGTCCTCCATGCTGCCGGCCGGCTTGATCGAAATGCCGCCGGTGTCGAAGCAGACGCCCTTGCCGACGAAGGCGACCGGTGCCTCGCCCTTCTTGCCGCCGTCCCAGCGCATGATCACGGTGCGGCTCGGCCGCGTCGAGCCCTGGCCGACACCGAGCAGCGCGCCCATGCCGAGCTTGTCCATCGCCTTGACGTCGAGCACCTCGACCTTGACGCCGAGCTTGCGGAGCAGGCCCGCGCGGCGCGCGAACTCCTCGGGGAAAAGCACGTTCGGCGGCTCGTTGACGAGGTCGCGCGCGATGATCACGCCGTCGACGACATGGCCGGCCGAGGCAAACGCCTTCTTCGCCGCGGTCGCATCGCCGACCGCAAGCGAGACGTCGGCGCGCAAGCCGCCCTCCTCGCCGTCTTTCTTCTTCGTCTTGTAGCGATCGAACTTGTAGGCGCGCAGCCGCAGGCCCGAGGCGATCGCAACCGCCTGCTCGCTGGTCATGGCGCCATTGGGCAGTTCCGCGATGATGGTCATGGCAGTGGCCGCGGCCGAAAGCTTGCTCGCCGCCACGCCGCCGAATTTGAGGAAGTCGTTCGCCTTCAGGCTCGCCGCCTTGCCGGCGCCGATCACGACCAGGCGGGTGGCCTTCACCCCCTCCGGCGCCAGGATGTCCAGCGCGGCGCCGCTTTTGCCCTTGAAGCCGGCGGCGGAGGCCGCCCGCTTGACCAGCTCAGCGGCACCGCCGAGCGCCTTGGCCGTCGCCGGGCCGAGCTTCAAAGTGTCATCGCAGAACACGACCAGGATGCCACGGGCGGCAGCAGACAACGGGACAAAGCCGACCTTGATGGCATCGGACATGGGTAACTCCTTCAAAACATCGGGCTTTTCGCCGCTCGGCGGACCCGGCCTCGGGCCGGAGCTGAACGACGATTCACTGGACTTTCCCCACTATGGGCCACCGGCCCGGCAGCTGCCAAGCACCCCCGTGGCCGCCGGGCCACAACGAGGGAAATATTAACCATATATTGACGGCGCCACGGGGCAGCCATTTTGTTGACGGATCAAAGGGATGGTAGAGAGAGAGTAAGCCGGTGGAAGAGGTGGTTGGCCGACCTTGGGGATCCCCTGATCGGGGATTGGTTGGGCAGCCGGACTTCCGGCCTGCATTGGGGCGCTGGTGGGGATTCGTGCGGTAGCGCATGGGGTCAATCGATAGGTATATCTTCCGCACGACGCTAGCGTCGTTTGCGCTGGTCCTGGTCAGCCTCACCGGCGTGATCTGGATTACGCAGGCGTTGCGCGGCATCGACCTGATGACGAGCCAGGGTCAGACCATCCTGACCTTCCTCGGCATCACCAGCCTCGTCGTGCCGGCGCTGGTCCTGATCATCTCACCGATCGCGCTGATGATCGCGATCTCGCACACGCTGAACAAGCTCGCGACCGATTCCGAGATCATCGTGATGAATGCCGCCGGCTTCTCGCCGTTCCGGCTGTTCTATCCGTTCTTCTACGCCACCTGCGTCGTGGCGCTGCTGGTCGCCTTCATCGCGGCCTATCTCGCCCCCGACGGCATGCGGCGGATCAAGCAGTGGGACGCCGAGATCACCGCCGACGTGCTCACCAACATCCTCCAGCCCGGCCGCTTCGCCCAGCTCGACAAGAACCTGACGATCCGGATCCGCGAACGGCAGCCCGGCGGCATCCTCGCCGGAATCTTCATCGACGATCGCCGCGATCCCAACGAGCGCGTCTCGATCGTCGCCGAGCATGGCGAGGTCGTGAAGAACGACAACGGCTCGTTCCTGGTGCTCAAGGACGGCAATCTCCAGCGCTTCGAGGCCGGCAAGCGCGATCCCGCGCTGGTGGCGTTCGGCCGCTACGGCTTCGACATGTCGAAATTCTCGGGCCAGGGTCACGACGTCACCCTCGGCATCCGCGAGCGCTATCTCTGGGAGCTGTTCTCCCCGTCCGAGGACGATCCGGTCTACAAGCAGATTCCCGGCCAGTTCCGCTCGGCTCTGCACGACAGCCTGCTGGCGCCGATCTATCCCTTCGCCTTTGCCGTGCTGACCTTCGCCTTCCTCGGCGCGCCGCGCACCACGCGCCAGAGCCGCAACTTCTCGATCGGCGGCTCCGTGATGGCCGTGTTCGGGCTGCGCATGGCGGGATTCGCCTGCTCAGTGATGGCGGTGAAGTCGCCGGGCCCGGTGCTGTTCCAATACGCGATGGTCCTGGGCGCCATCGGCGTCGGGCTGTGGATGATCATCGGCGGCATCGTGGTCGAGCCGCCGCCCCGCCTCATGGAGGCCATCAACAGGTCGAACGCGCGCATCGCGCGGCTGTTCGGACGGCCGGCCGCCGCATGAGCATGCTCACCAACACACTCGGGCGCTATTTCGCCGGACGCTTCGTCGTCGCGGCGCTCGGCGTGTTCGCGAGCATCTTCCTGCTGCTGGTGCTGGTCGACTACATCGAGATGGTGCGCAAGACCTCAGGGCTCGCATCCGCCTCCGCGATCATGGTGGCCGAAACCTCGCTGTTCCGGGTCCCGCAATTGCTCGAGAAGCTGACGCCGTTCTGCATGCTGATCGGCGCGATGACCTGCTATCTCGCCCTCTCCCGCCGGCTCGAGCTCGTGGTCGCGCGCGCCGCCGGCATCTCCGCATGGCAATTCATCTCGCCGGCCCTCGGCAGCGCACTCCTGATCGGGGTGATCGCCACCGTCGCCTACAATCCGATGTCGGCGAACCTACGCGAGCTGTCCAAGCGCATGGAAGCCGAGCTGTTCGGCTCGGCCCCCGGCGGCGGCATCCAGGACGCCTCCGGCTTCTGGCTCAACCAGGTCACCAATGACGGCCAGGTCATCATCAACGCGGCGCGCAGCGAGCAGCAGGGCGTCCGGCTGACCGGCCTGACCCTGTTCCGATTCGATACGGACTGGCATTTCAAGGAGCGGGTCGAGGCGCGCGAGGCGGCGCTGGAGTCCGGTCACTGGCTGTTCAAATCGGTGCGCCGCTTCTCGCTGGATTCGCCGCCGATCGACCAGGCGACGCTGGAGATTCCGACGACGCTGACCGAAGCACAGATCCGCAACAGCTTTTCCACACCCGAGACTGTGTCCTTTTGGCAACTACCGAGCTACATCCGCTCGTCCGAGAGCTCGGGCTTCGCGACAGCCGGCTATCGACTCCAGTATCACAAGCTCCTGGCACAGCCGTTTTTGCTGGCCGCCATGGTGATGCTGGCGGCTTCCGTGTCGTTGCGTTTCTTCCGGATGGGCGGCGTGCAGAAGATGGTTTTGAGTGGCGTGGGCGCAGGCTTTCTGCTCTACGTTTTGTCGAAAGTGACTGAAGACTTGAGCAAGGCTGAGTTGA
Protein-coding regions in this window:
- a CDS encoding DNA polymerase III subunit chi — its product is MTEVLFYHLQNMTVENVLPPLLEKSLERGWRVVVQSTSPERADALDAHLWTYRDDSFLPHATWRVNDAADQPIVLAIEEDNPNGANVRFLVDNAALPQDAQGYERMVLLFNGDDPDALAFARSAWTDCKARGFDVTYWQADERGRWQRRN
- a CDS encoding leucyl aminopeptidase, coding for MSDAIKVGFVPLSAAARGILVVFCDDTLKLGPATAKALGGAAELVKRAASAAGFKGKSGAALDILAPEGVKATRLVVIGAGKAASLKANDFLKFGGVAASKLSAAATAMTIIAELPNGAMTSEQAVAIASGLRLRAYKFDRYKTKKKDGEEGGLRADVSLAVGDATAAKKAFASAGHVVDGVIIARDLVNEPPNVLFPEEFARRAGLLRKLGVKVEVLDVKAMDKLGMGALLGVGQGSTRPSRTVIMRWDGGKKGEAPVAFVGKGVCFDTGGISIKPAGSMEDMKGDMGGAACVVGLMHALAARKAKANVVGAIGLVENMPDGNAQRPGDIVTSMSGQTIEIINTDAEGRLVLADVLWYVAKKTKPKFMVDLATLTGAIMVALGTEHAGMFSNNDELADRLLAAGIESGEKVWRMPLGPEYDKLIDSQFADMKNTGGRHGGSITAAQFLQRFVDGTPWAHLDIAGTAMGAPKTDINQSWGSGYGVRLLDRLVADHYERK
- the lptF gene encoding LPS export ABC transporter permease LptF; this translates as MGSIDRYIFRTTLASFALVLVSLTGVIWITQALRGIDLMTSQGQTILTFLGITSLVVPALVLIISPIALMIAISHTLNKLATDSEIIVMNAAGFSPFRLFYPFFYATCVVALLVAFIAAYLAPDGMRRIKQWDAEITADVLTNILQPGRFAQLDKNLTIRIRERQPGGILAGIFIDDRRDPNERVSIVAEHGEVVKNDNGSFLVLKDGNLQRFEAGKRDPALVAFGRYGFDMSKFSGQGHDVTLGIRERYLWELFSPSEDDPVYKQIPGQFRSALHDSLLAPIYPFAFAVLTFAFLGAPRTTRQSRNFSIGGSVMAVFGLRMAGFACSVMAVKSPGPVLFQYAMVLGAIGVGLWMIIGGIVVEPPPRLMEAINRSNARIARLFGRPAAA
- the lptG gene encoding LPS export ABC transporter permease LptG, which produces MSMLTNTLGRYFAGRFVVAALGVFASIFLLLVLVDYIEMVRKTSGLASASAIMVAETSLFRVPQLLEKLTPFCMLIGAMTCYLALSRRLELVVARAAGISAWQFISPALGSALLIGVIATVAYNPMSANLRELSKRMEAELFGSAPGGGIQDASGFWLNQVTNDGQVIINAARSEQQGVRLTGLTLFRFDTDWHFKERVEAREAALESGHWLFKSVRRFSLDSPPIDQATLEIPTTLTEAQIRNSFSTPETVSFWQLPSYIRSSESSGFATAGYRLQYHKLLAQPFLLAAMVMLAASVSLRFFRMGGVQKMVLSGVGAGFLLYVLSKVTEDLSKAELMHPIAAAWLPVVVGGLTGFLALLYQEDG